The proteins below come from a single Bactrocera dorsalis isolate Fly_Bdor chromosome 5, ASM2337382v1, whole genome shotgun sequence genomic window:
- the LOC105225945 gene encoding uncharacterized protein LOC105225945 isoform X2 — MFSSINFLFLISLAVTTWIILCYFKQIEQQREDPMTIEVHMNNAYEDTLRGKACFENYDIYLNFLAIFACIYALAKVTTYAENYVAQQVHARFKLMKLPSSRAVEPTNIEELRAQHMQLTLQIDYLEKENAKLAQQVKQLEQTNFILGAHKYRSNAATTSTMRMLANADNNHMSQECHKTPPNGVLHTLNSNAVGNAVGGVAVNCNQTGAINADVDVEMANNVPDGCAAAGGLFCFRNVIIQDNHFQRTRQIWQKYLEMQKYALQKPTAPHSATQVANAVPIVVSTEELQTMQGTDQQRGKRQPRRTTHAILSASHTTKHLNKTHTTTHTPTHIPQTTLTLPIQIYYKNLLICLLCWCF, encoded by the exons AtgttttcttcaattaattttctatttctgaTATCGCTGGCGGTCACCACGTGGATCATACTCTGCTATTTCAAACAAATCGAACAGCAACGCGAGGACCCCATGACCATTGAGGTCCACATGA ATAACGCCTACGAGGACACGCTGCGTGGCAAAGCCTGTTTTGAGAATTATGATATTTATTTGAACTTTCTGGCCATTTTCGCATGCATTTATGCGCTGGCCAAGGTGACGACGTACGCCGAAAATTACGTGGCCCAACAGGTGCATGCGCGCTTCAAACTAATGAAGCTGCCGAGCAGTAGGGCTGTGGAACCAACTAACATCGAAGAGTTGCGCGCACAGCACATGCAACTCACACTGCAAATCGATTACTTGGAGAAGGAGAACGCCAAATTGGCACAGCAAGTGAAGCAATTGGAACAGACGAACTTTATATTGGGCGCGCATAAGTACAGAAGTAATGCCGCAACAACTAGCACTATGCGTATGCTGGCCAACGCTGACAATAACCACATGTCGCAGGAGTGCCACAAAACACCTCCCAATGGCGTGCTGCATACTTTGAACAGCAATGCAGTTGGCAATGCCGTAGGTGGCGTAGCTGTAAACTGCAATCAAACGGGAGCCATCAATGCTGATGTTGACGTGGAAATGGCCAACAATGTGCCCGACGGCTGTGCTGCAGCTGGTGGTCTTTTCTGCTTTCGGAATGTAATCATTCAAGATAATCACTTTCAGCGGACCCGACAG ATCTGGCagaaatatttggaaatgcaaaaatatgcgCTACAAAAGCCGACCGCGCCTCATAGTGCAACGCAAGTGGCAAATGCTGTGCCTATTGTTGTATCCACCGAAGAGCTACAAACGATGCAAGGTACCGATCAGCAAAGAGGCAAGCGCCAACCACGACGCACCACACACGCCATCCTGTCAGCAAGCCACACTaccaaacatttaaacaaaactcacacaacaacacacacacctACGCACATACCGCAAACAACGCTGACTTTACCGATAcaaatttactataaaaatcTGTTAATTTGTCTATTGTGTTGGTGCTTTTGA
- the LOC105225945 gene encoding uncharacterized protein LOC105225945 isoform X1: MFSSINFLFLISLAVTTWIILCYFKQIEQQREDPMTIEVHMNNAYEDTLRGKACFENYDIYLNFLAIFACIYALAKVTTYAENYVAQQVHARFKLMKLPSSRAVEPTNIEELRAQHMQLTLQIDYLEKENAKLAQQVKQLEQTNFILGAHKYRSNAATTSTMRMLANADNNHMSQECHKTPPNGVLHTLNSNAVGNAVGGVAVNCNQTGAINADVDVEMANNVPDGCAAAGGLFCFRNVIIQDNHFQRTRQVYVNEGNVKLQFQDFNQEGDPITQIWQKYLEMQKYALQKPTAPHSATQVANAVPIVVSTEELQTMQGTDQQRGKRQPRRTTHAILSASHTTKHLNKTHTTTHTPTHIPQTTLTLPIQIYYKNLLICLLCWCF, translated from the exons AtgttttcttcaattaattttctatttctgaTATCGCTGGCGGTCACCACGTGGATCATACTCTGCTATTTCAAACAAATCGAACAGCAACGCGAGGACCCCATGACCATTGAGGTCCACATGA ATAACGCCTACGAGGACACGCTGCGTGGCAAAGCCTGTTTTGAGAATTATGATATTTATTTGAACTTTCTGGCCATTTTCGCATGCATTTATGCGCTGGCCAAGGTGACGACGTACGCCGAAAATTACGTGGCCCAACAGGTGCATGCGCGCTTCAAACTAATGAAGCTGCCGAGCAGTAGGGCTGTGGAACCAACTAACATCGAAGAGTTGCGCGCACAGCACATGCAACTCACACTGCAAATCGATTACTTGGAGAAGGAGAACGCCAAATTGGCACAGCAAGTGAAGCAATTGGAACAGACGAACTTTATATTGGGCGCGCATAAGTACAGAAGTAATGCCGCAACAACTAGCACTATGCGTATGCTGGCCAACGCTGACAATAACCACATGTCGCAGGAGTGCCACAAAACACCTCCCAATGGCGTGCTGCATACTTTGAACAGCAATGCAGTTGGCAATGCCGTAGGTGGCGTAGCTGTAAACTGCAATCAAACGGGAGCCATCAATGCTGATGTTGACGTGGAAATGGCCAACAATGTGCCCGACGGCTGTGCTGCAGCTGGTGGTCTTTTCTGCTTTCGGAATGTAATCATTCAAGATAATCACTTTCAGCGGACCCGACAGGTATATGTGAATGAGGGCAATGTAAAATTGCAATTTCAAGACTTTAACCAAGAAGGTGACCCCATCACGCAGATCTGGCagaaatatttggaaatgcaaaaatatgcgCTACAAAAGCCGACCGCGCCTCATAGTGCAACGCAAGTGGCAAATGCTGTGCCTATTGTTGTATCCACCGAAGAGCTACAAACGATGCAAGGTACCGATCAGCAAAGAGGCAAGCGCCAACCACGACGCACCACACACGCCATCCTGTCAGCAAGCCACACTaccaaacatttaaacaaaactcacacaacaacacacacacctACGCACATACCGCAAACAACGCTGACTTTACCGATAcaaatttactataaaaatcTGTTAATTTGTCTATTGTGTTGGTGCTTTTGA
- the LOC105225942 gene encoding tRNA (uracil-5-)-methyltransferase homolog A yields MSEVSIENCEQIPDSKDKTEQQCTGEKIVEEAIPDETAEDEKSANVTNDEFNYLKRNEFTSEIYKIEVRNLGYFGIGEFKKLLKSKLNLNMTKIKSPLRKEFAFVCFRSEEDQQRAIETLNGYKWKGKVLQAAAAKASADPLQKRRNEDAQREEKESKPKRQRTAADAICPYAAFPYDEQLQKKSSEMEELLKKFVNKLRNTNHAAKKQLNEFKFDGVKASPQINGYRNKNEFTVGKNALGEVVVGFRLGSYADGSVEVSEIQDLPHIPDSAKWAAESFQQFVRDSNFLPFNPEDNSGHIRQLMVRTSAHTGEIMLVAGVYSSNLKDTELAALKQNLKEYYETCADAVKGFKCTSLYYQDVKHREAGQVVSPIEHISGNTHNTDTIHNLSFKISPLAFFQINTQGAEVLYDKAIELAAPQPHSTVLDICCGTGTIALAFAKHCKQVLGVEIVPDAIKDAEFNAAANSIENCKFFAGNADDYIQSMVREVVYGNAPGAPLDLIAVVDPPRAGLHNRSIAAIRAATAIKRLVYISCNPAHAQRNWIELGRPESKQYKGDPFFPKTAIAVDMFPHTTHTELVILFERASQSGDEGENKETTSTENNGATQIEGKGSEVDIEPNKS; encoded by the exons atGAGCGAAGTGTCTATCGAAAATTGCGAACAAATTCCCGACTCAAAAGATAAGACTGAGCAACAGTGTACGGGTGAAAAAATTGTGGAGGAAGCGATTCCTGATGAAACGGCGGAAGATGAGAAGTCAGCTAATGTTACAAATGACGAGTTTAATTACTTAAAACGAAATGAATTTACATCCGAGATTTACAAGATTGAAGTACGGAATTTGGGTTATTTCGGCATTGGG GAATTTAAGAAGCTTTTAAAGTCCAAACTAAATCTCAACATGACTAAAATTAAATCACCGCTTCGTAAAGAGTTCGCATTCGTGTGTTTTCGCAGTGAAGAGGACCAACAACGAGCAATTGAAACGCTTAATGGTTATAAATGGAAAGGAAAGGTGTTGCAAGCTGCT GCTGCAAAAGCGTCCGCAGATCCCTTACAGAAGCGGCGAAATGAAGACGCACAGCGGGAGGAGAAAGAAAGCAAACCAAAACGACAACGTACTGCTGCTGATGCGATATGCCCCTATGCTGCCTTTCCCTATGACGAACAGCTACAAAAAAAGAGTAGTGAAATGGAGgagcttttaaaaaaattcgtaaACAAACTACGCAACACGAACCATGCAGCCAAGAAACAATTGAACGAATTCAAATTCGATGGTGTTAAAGCGTCTCCACAAATCAATGGATATCGcaacaaaaatgagtttactgTTGGCAAAAATGCCTTGGGCGAAGTTGTGGTTGGCTTTCGTTTGGGAAGTTATGCTGATGGGTCCGTAGAGGTTTCAGAAATTCAAGACTTACCACATATACCCGACTCGGCTAAATGGGCAGCAGAGAGTTTTCAACAGTTTGTTAGAGATTCAAACTTTTTGCCTTTTAACCCAGAGGATAATTCGGGCCATATTCGGCAGTTGATGGTACGTACATCTGCTCATACGGGAGAGATAATGCTGGTTGCCGGTGTTTATTCTTCCAATTTGAAGGATACTGAATTAGCAGCTTTGAAACAGAATTTAAAGGAATATTATGAAACATGTGCCGATGCCGTAAAAGGTTTCAAATGCACATCGTTGTATTACCAAGATGTGAAACATCGTGAAGCCGGTCAAGTGGTCTCACCTATAGAGCACATTTCCGGTAACACTCACAACACCGATACAATACACAATCTATCTTTTAAGATAAGCCCGCTGGCtttctttcaaataaatacGCAGGGTGCCGAAGTACTATATGACAAAGCTATCGAGTTGGCCGCACCTCAACCACATTCCACCGTGTTAGACATTTGTTGTGGTACTGGCACGATTGCGTTAGCATTCGCCAAACATTGCAAACAAGTACTTGGTGTAGAAATTGTACCAGATGCAATTAAGGATGCCGAATTCAATGCTGCGGCTAActcaattgaaaattgtaagtTTTTTGCTGGTAACGCTGATGATTACATACAATCGATGGTGCGTGAAGTTGTGTACGGCAATGCACCTGGAGCGCCGCTGGACCTCATTGCTGTGGTGGATCCACCGAGAGCTGGACTAC ATAATAGATCCATTGCTGCAATACGTGCCGCTACGGCAATAAAACGCTTGGTGTACATATCTTGTAATCCAGCGCATGCACAGCGTAATTGGATTGAACTGGGCCGACCTGAGTCAAAACAATATAAGGGGGATCCCTTCTTTCCCAAAACCGCTATTGCAGTAGATATGTTCCCACATACTACACACACCGAACTAGTAATCTTATTTGAACGTGCGTCACAATCAGGTGATGAAGGGGAAAACAAAGAGACAACAAGCACCGAAAATAACGGTGCTACACAAATTGAAGGAAAAGGAAGTGAAGTAGATATAGAACCAAATAAAAGTTAG
- the LOC105225940 gene encoding corepressor interacting with RBPJ 1: protein MGKGFNNYMCKKFFHPASRDNLKRVWMAEQQAEAYKKKQEELRTQYEKEQNLHENKAMLSKDSKDKLSVNFMYEPPPGVRKEREKDATEPEYKFEWQRKFNAPRESYCKGDTEIRDQPFGIQVRNVRCIKCHKWGHINTDKECSMYSISMSEARKLHSEAEASEMMAKNVLEEQMKEDGLVMKKSALELQNIKQVHQQHRLVPSDDEESEMKTGMDKGNTELAFLKSLSKEQKLVLLKKLEKIEKLKKKSEKRKLKKEKSHKSKKEKKTKKKHAKKSSSSSGNYTDESDDEVHRSAKERNNAEKKKKVEKKKSRNSQSTDDSQSSSSSSTSDSETDEGSRDLRRQRRSRSRDERRKDFKSALEKDREKSRPYNEDRQSSRNKHTRRERSRSRELKESHRERRHSRDQRYRSRSKDRDNQRSKNDRRNRSRSRDRRR, encoded by the exons ATGGGTAAAGGTTTTAATAATTACATGTGCAAGAAGTTCTTTCACCCAGCTTCTAGAGACAATCTAAAAAGG GTATGGATGGCCGAACAGCAAGCGGAGGCTTACAAGAAGAAGCAGGAGGAGCTCCGTACACAGTATGAGAAGGAGCAAAATTTGCATGAAAACAAAGCTATGCTGAGCAAGGACAGCAAAGATAAGCTGAGCGTGAATTTCATGTACGAGCCGCCGCCTGGTGTGCGCAAAGAACGCGAAAAGGACGCCACTGAACCGGAGTACAAGTTTGAGTGGCAACGCAAGTTTAATGCGCCACGTGAATCATATTGCAAAGGTGACACAGAAATTCGCGATCAGCCATTTGGCATACAAGTGCGTAATGTGCGTTGCATAAAGTGTCACAAATGGGGTCACATCAATACCGATAAAGAGTGTAGTATGTATAGCATTTCTATGAGCGAAGCGCGTAAACTGCATTCCGAAGCGGAAGCCAGTGAGATGATGGCCAAAAATGTGCTAGAAGAGCAGATGAAAGAAGATGGTTTGGTAATGAAAAAATCCGCATTGGAATTGCAGAATATCAAACAAGTGCATCAACAACACAGATTGGTGCCAAGTGATGACGAGGAGAGTGAAATGAAAACGGGTATGGATAAAGGAAACACTGAATTAGCGTTTCTAAAGTCCTTGAGCAAGGAACAGAAACTGGTGTTATTAAAAAAGCTGGAAAAGattgaaaaattgaagaagaaaagtgaaaagcgaaagttaaaaaaagaaaagtctcataaaagtaaaaaggaaaagaaaacaaagaaaaagcaTGCAAAGAAGTCGAGCAGCAGCAGTGGAAATTACACAGATGAAAGTGACGACGAAGTTCACAGATCCGCTAAAGAAAGAAACAATgcagagaagaaaaaaaaagtggaaaagaaaaaaagcagGAATAGCCAGTCAACCGATGATTCGCAGTCTTCCAGCAGTTCATCCACTTCTGATTCGGAAACTGATGAAGGTTCGAGAGACTTACGGAGACAACGACGCAGCCGATCACGCGATGAACGAAGGAAGGACTTCAAATCAGCTCTGGAAAAAGATAGAGAGAAGTCACGTCCGTACAATGAAGACCGGCAGTCTAGCCGTAACAAACATACACGTAGGGAGCGAAGTCGCTCCAGAGAGCTGAAAGAAAGTCACAGAGAACGACGTCACTCCAGAGATCAGCGATATCGTAGTCGTTCTAAAGACAGAGATAATCAGCGTTCAAAGAATGACCGCCGAAACCGTAGCAGATCCAGGGATAGGAGACGTTAA
- the LOC105225941 gene encoding COP9 signalosome complex subunit 1b → MSLMPGPLGQGPLLQNAIEPMQVDAPIEDNDNNEEHQLIVENPSLDLEVYANSFTGLATLYRLKFVADVCPTLRLEALKMAIKHVMTTYNVNMYQSLHKKLLELNAGAASSASGQAGAAGLPDVAAQSGTSAGGGAGADALDLPAYDSNWVETKGKQAAFNLEKLDSDLKNYKSNSIKESIRRGHDDLGDHYLSCGDLTNALKCYSRARDYCTSGKHVINMCLNVIKVSLYLQNWAHVLSYVNKAESTPDFMEGPKEANLSVATRLKCAAGLAELQTKKYKSAAKKFLQASFDHCEFPEMLSQNNVAMYGGLCALATFDRQELQKNVISSSSFKLFLELEPQLRDIIFKFYESKYASCLKLLDEIRDNLLLDMYIAPHVNTLYTKIRNRALIQYFSPYLSADMRKMATAFNRSVPALENEVMQLILDGQIQARIDSQNKILCAKEADQRNNTFERAISMGREYQRRLRMSILRAAMLKSHIQVKNVPRDSGNHGTDFCVSAGSSTTAAVRN, encoded by the exons ATGTCGCTGATGCCGGGACCATTAGGACAGGGACCTTTGCTACAG AATGCTATCGAGCCGATGCAAGTAGACGCGCCCATAGAGGACAATGATAATAACGAGGAGCATCAGCTTATTGTTGAGAACCCATCTCTTGATCTCGAGGTATATGCTAATTCTTTCACGGGCTTGGCGACTCTATATCGTCTAAAATTTGTTGCCGATGTGTGCCCAACATTGCGTTTGGAAGCCCTGAAAATGGCTATAAAACATGTAATGACAACTTATAATGTTAATATGTATCAATCACTGCACAAAAAGCTCTTAGAGTTAAATGCTGGTGCAGCTAGTAGTGCTTCGGGACAGGCTGGCGCTGCCGGCCTACCCGATGTAGCCGCCCAATCTGGTACGTCTGCCGGTGGTGGGGCTGGCGCAGATGCACTGGACTTGCCAGCTTACGACAGCAATTGGGTCGAAACGAAGGGTAAACAAGCTGCATTCAATTTGGAGAAATTAGACTCGGATTTAAAGAATTATAAATCAAATTCTATCAAAGAGAGTATACGACGTGGTCATGACGATTTAGGCGATCACTACTTAAGCTGTGGCGATCTGACCAACGCTTTGAAATGTTATTCACGCGCACGCGACTACTGCACTAGCGGTAAACATGTAATCAATATGTGTCTGAATGTTATCAAGGTGTCGTTGTACTTACAAAACTGGGCACATGTGCTTAGTTATGTAAATAAAGCAGAGAGCACTCCTGATTTTATGGAAGGTCCTAAAGAAGCCAATTTG TCGGTTGCCACACGTCTCAAATGCGCAGCGGGACTTGCTGAACTGcagactaaaaaatataaatcagcggctaaaaaatttttgcaagccAGCTTCGATCACTGCGAATTCCCTGAGATGCTGTCACAAAACAATGTTGCTATGTATGGTGGACTTTGTGCACTAGCCACCTTCGATCGTCAAGAATTGCAGAAAAATGTAATATCGTCAAGCTCGTTCAAGCTGTTTTTGGAATTGGAACCACAGCTACGCGACATAATATTCAAATTCTACGAATCCAAATACGCATCCTGCCTAAAGTTACTTGATGAAATTCGCGACAATTTGTTGCTAGACATGTACATAGCTCCGCATGTGAACACGCTCTACACAAAGATACGGAATCGTGCgctaatacaatattttagtcCTTACCTATCGGCTGATATGCGGAAAATGGCAACTGCCTTCAATCGCAGTGTGCCAGCTTTGGAGAACGAAGTTATGCAATTGATACTGGATGGTCAAATTCAAGCGCGTATCGATTCACAAAATAAAATCCTATGCGCCAAGGAGGCAGATCAGCGTAACAACACATTTGAGCGTGCTATAAGCATGGGTAGAGAATATCAAAGACGTCTGCGTATGTCCATTTTGCGTGCCGCAATGCTCAAAAGCCACATCCAAGTCAAG AATGTACCACGTGACTCTGGAAATCACGGCACCGACTTTTGTGTCTCCGCTGGTTCGAGCACTACCGCCGCCGTCAGGAACTGA
- the LOC105225946 gene encoding ketohexokinase — MSNTTAPPPQQRRILCVGMCVLDVIHLVEQYPVEDTDKRCLAGYWQRGGNASNNCTVLRQLGAPQVEFLGMLSASPAFAFLYEDCRKRNIIIENCPSTDMDPPFSSVILNKASGSRTIIHSNPGFPTLEHEHGKRLDLSNYGWVHFEGRNNASVLQFIRDIRKHNKELRKPKERIRISVDLEKMKDEILELGEAADFVFLGKDLALHLGWREPAAAVMGLYDRLKPQQELGDTKPAIICPWGAEGAGCVDAEGNYAFIPSKPVGEIVDSLGAGDTFCAAVIYALQVLEKSLQAAVRFGHAVAGYKLGYRGYDDIAHFRQDE, encoded by the coding sequence ATGAGCAACACAACAGCGCCGCCGCCGCAACAACGCCGCATACTCTGTGTGGGCATGTGTGTGCTGGACGTCATTCATCTGGTGGAGCAATATCCCGTGGAGGACACCGACAAGCGCTGTCTAGCCGGCTATTGGCAACGCGGCGGCAATGCTTCCAATAATTGCACTGTGCTACGGCAACTAGGCGCGCCACAGGTGGAGTTTCTGGGCATGTTGAGCGCTTCGCCTGCCTTTGCTTTCCTGTACGAAGACTGCCGCAAGCGCAACATTATTATCGAGAATTGTCCAAGCACCGATATGGATCCGCCATTCTCTTCGGTCATACTCAACAAAGCGAGCGGTTCGCGCACAATCATACACTCCAACCCCGGTTTTCCAACGCTTGAGCATGAACACGGCAAGCGGCTCGACTTAAGCAACTATGGCTGGGTACATTTCGAGGGTCGCAATAATGCGTCGGTGCTGCAGTTTATACGCGACATACGTAAACATAATAAAGAGTTGCGCAAGCCAAAAGAACGCATACGCATATCCGTCGATTTGGAGAAAATGAAGGATGAAATACTTGAGCTGGGCGAGGCGGCTGATTTTGTTTTCCTGGGCAAAGATTTGGCATTACACTTGGGCTGGCGCGAACCGGCGGCCGCTGTAATGGGTTTATATGACAGACTCAAGCCACAACAGGAGTTGGGTGACACGAAGCCGGCTATTATATGTCCGTGGGGTGCGGAGGGCGCTGGTTGCGTAGATGCGGAGGGCAATTATGCATTCATACCATCGAAGCCGGTCGGCGAAATTGTGGACTCGCTGGGCGCTGGTGATACCTTCTGCGCCGCCGTTATATATGCATTGCAAGTGCTCGAAAAAAGTTTGCAAGCGGCGGTGCGCTTTGGACACGCTGTGGCTGGTTACAAACTGGGTTATCGCGGTTATGATGACATCGCGCACTTTCGACAAGACGAGTGA
- the LOC105225945 gene encoding uncharacterized protein LOC105225945 isoform X3 produces MFSSINFLFLISLAVTTWIILCYFKQIEQQREDPMTIEVHMNNAYEDTLRGKACFENYDIYLNFLAIFACIYALAKVTTYAENYVAQQVHARFKLMKLPSSRAVEPTNIEELRAQHMQLTLQIDYLEKENAKLAQQVKQLEQTNFILGAHKYRSNAATTSTMRMLANADNNHMSQECHKTPPNGVLHTLNSNAVGNAVGGVAVNCNQTGAINADVDVEMANNVPDGCAAAGGLFCFRNVIIQDNHFQRTRQVYVNEGNVKLQFQDFNQEGDPITQIWQKYLEMQKYALQKPTAPHSATQVANAVPIVVSTEELQTMQGCILTNSNNMEY; encoded by the exons AtgttttcttcaattaattttctatttctgaTATCGCTGGCGGTCACCACGTGGATCATACTCTGCTATTTCAAACAAATCGAACAGCAACGCGAGGACCCCATGACCATTGAGGTCCACATGA ATAACGCCTACGAGGACACGCTGCGTGGCAAAGCCTGTTTTGAGAATTATGATATTTATTTGAACTTTCTGGCCATTTTCGCATGCATTTATGCGCTGGCCAAGGTGACGACGTACGCCGAAAATTACGTGGCCCAACAGGTGCATGCGCGCTTCAAACTAATGAAGCTGCCGAGCAGTAGGGCTGTGGAACCAACTAACATCGAAGAGTTGCGCGCACAGCACATGCAACTCACACTGCAAATCGATTACTTGGAGAAGGAGAACGCCAAATTGGCACAGCAAGTGAAGCAATTGGAACAGACGAACTTTATATTGGGCGCGCATAAGTACAGAAGTAATGCCGCAACAACTAGCACTATGCGTATGCTGGCCAACGCTGACAATAACCACATGTCGCAGGAGTGCCACAAAACACCTCCCAATGGCGTGCTGCATACTTTGAACAGCAATGCAGTTGGCAATGCCGTAGGTGGCGTAGCTGTAAACTGCAATCAAACGGGAGCCATCAATGCTGATGTTGACGTGGAAATGGCCAACAATGTGCCCGACGGCTGTGCTGCAGCTGGTGGTCTTTTCTGCTTTCGGAATGTAATCATTCAAGATAATCACTTTCAGCGGACCCGACAGGTATATGTGAATGAGGGCAATGTAAAATTGCAATTTCAAGACTTTAACCAAGAAGGTGACCCCATCACGCAGATCTGGCagaaatatttggaaatgcaaaaatatgcgCTACAAAAGCCGACCGCGCCTCATAGTGCAACGCAAGTGGCAAATGCTGTGCCTATTGTTGTATCCACCGAAGAGCTACAAACGATGCAAG GTTGCATTTTGACAAATTCAAATAATATGGAATACTGA